A genomic stretch from Lachnospiraceae bacterium includes:
- a CDS encoding MATE family efflux transporter encodes MRGKARTVNLIEGSIWKGLILFSLPLMASNLFQQFYNTMDSLVVGQFVGSTALAAVGSTGSLSFLVIGFFMGFGTGSGVIIAQHYGAKEPEEVSKSVHTAMALAIFFGIVLGVVGILIAPGLLKLMNTPDDVMDQAVLYLRIYFGGVITLTVYNIGSGIMRAVGDSKRPLYYLVISGITNVVLNLVFVIVFHLGVAGVALATIASQLLSSVLVVRDLMRTQESYRLELRKIRFHKEILLKIAKIGIPAGVQSMVISLSNIVIQSKINIFGSDAMAGQAAAQRIDGFVYMPLNAFSLAMTTFTAQNLGAGKFDRVHRGTKTAMLLGLISTIALGWSAALLARPLVGLFTDKEEVLYYGIRSVLVLGGTYFTFVFNDILAGVIRGAGNAVVPMTISIFNMCIVRILWLTIILSIWKNYYLVLVCYPMTWTLSSLCYIIYYFKGKWREPWKQKEAELMAAAAEKEA; translated from the coding sequence ATGAGGGGTAAGGCAAGAACGGTTAATTTGATTGAGGGCTCTATTTGGAAGGGATTGATATTATTTTCGCTTCCGCTGATGGCCAGCAATCTGTTTCAGCAGTTTTATAATACGATGGATTCTCTGGTGGTGGGGCAGTTTGTCGGCAGTACAGCGCTGGCCGCAGTTGGCTCTACGGGTTCTTTAAGCTTTCTGGTGATTGGCTTTTTTATGGGCTTCGGAACAGGATCGGGCGTGATTATTGCCCAGCATTATGGCGCTAAGGAGCCGGAGGAGGTTTCAAAAAGTGTACATACCGCTATGGCGCTGGCGATATTTTTTGGCATTGTTTTAGGTGTGGTTGGAATTTTGATTGCACCAGGGCTCTTGAAGCTGATGAACACGCCGGATGATGTAATGGATCAGGCCGTGCTCTATCTGAGAATCTATTTTGGCGGCGTGATTACGCTGACGGTCTACAACATCGGCAGCGGTATCATGCGCGCAGTAGGGGATTCGAAAAGACCCTTATATTATCTGGTGATTTCCGGCATTACCAACGTAGTTTTAAATCTGGTTTTTGTCATTGTTTTCCATTTGGGCGTAGCCGGAGTGGCGCTGGCAACCATTGCCTCTCAGCTGCTGTCTTCTGTTTTGGTCGTGCGGGATCTGATGAGAACGCAGGAATCCTATCGGCTGGAGCTTCGCAAGATTCGTTTTCATAAAGAAATTTTGCTTAAGATCGCTAAAATTGGAATCCCTGCTGGCGTACAGTCCATGGTGATTTCACTTTCTAATATTGTGATTCAGTCTAAAATCAATATTTTCGGTTCCGATGCGATGGCCGGACAGGCTGCGGCGCAGCGTATTGATGGCTTTGTGTATATGCCGCTGAATGCCTTTTCTTTGGCAATGACCACCTTTACCGCGCAGAACCTGGGGGCAGGCAAGTTTGACCGCGTTCACCGCGGTACAAAAACCGCGATGCTGCTGGGACTGATCTCTACTATCGCGCTCGGATGGAGCGCTGCATTGCTGGCAAGACCATTGGTTGGCTTATTTACGGATAAAGAAGAGGTGCTGTATTATGGAATCCGTTCCGTGCTCGTACTGGGCGGCACCTATTTTACCTTCGTGTTTAATGATATTTTAGCCGGCGTCATCCGCGGAGCCGGAAATGCAGTTGTGCCCATGACAATTTCCATTTTTAATATGTGTATCGTGCGAATCCTGTGGCTGACAATCATTCTTTCGATCTGGAAAAACTACTATCTGGTTCTAGTCTGCTATCCAATGACTTGGACGCTTTCCTCGCTATGCTATATTATTTACTATTTCAAGGGCAAATGGAGGGAGCCATGGAAGCAAAAGGAAGCCGAGCTCATGGCCGCAGCGGCAGAGAAGGAAGCTTAA